A genomic segment from Nicotiana tabacum cultivar K326 chromosome 7, ASM71507v2, whole genome shotgun sequence encodes:
- the LOC107812092 gene encoding putative WRKY transcription factor 12 has product MERGEGRELNNYELQVSFSAPHDLGFVHFADHNQMMSFLAPPSSHSQLSSQIPQPLQVAAATTVTPPTTTTNATAAAASNNISSALGFNHNELVNRPSWNNDQVETLDPKVVNDENCSGNASEGNNSWWKSSSSDKGKVKIRRKLREPRFCFQTRSDIDVLDDGYKWRKYGQKVVKNSLHPRSYYRCTHSNCRVKKRVERLSEDCRMVITTYEGRHNHSPSDDSNSSEHDCFTSF; this is encoded by the exons ATGGAAAGGGGTGAAGGAAGGGAGCTAaacaactacgagttacaagtaTCTTTCTCAGCACCTCATGATTTGGGATTTGTACACTTTGCAGATCATAACCAGATGATGAGCTTCTTAGCTCCTCCTTCCTCACACTCACAGCTGTCTTCTCAAATACCTCAGCCTCTTCAAGTTGCCGCCGCCACCACCGTTACGCCTCCCACCACCACCACAAACGCCACCGCTGCTGCCGCCTCGAATAACATTAGCAGTGCCCTAGGGTTTAACCACAATGAACTTGTCAATAGACCTTCTTGGAATAATGACCAG GTGGAAACACTAGATCCCAAGGTTGTTAATGACGAAAATTGCAGCGGTAATGCCAGCGAGGGTAACAATTCATG GTGGAAAAGTTCATCTTCAGATAAAGGAAAGGTGAAGATAAGGAGAAAGCTAAGAGAACCAAGGTTTTGTTTCCAAACAAGGAGTGACATTGATGTTCTTGATGATGGATATAAATGGAGAAAATATGGTCAAAAAGTTGTCAAGAACAGCCTTCATCCCAG GAGTTACTATAGATGTACACACAGTAATTGCCGAGTGAAGAAGAGAGTTGAAAGACTTTCAGAAGATTGCCGTATGGTAATAACAACCTATGAAGGTAGACATAACCATTCTCCTTCTGATGATTCAAACTCTTCAGAACATGATTGTTTCACCTCTTTCTAG